In Photobacterium sp. TLY01, the following proteins share a genomic window:
- a CDS encoding IS3 family transposase (programmed frameshift), with protein MSSKRYPEEFKVEAVKQVTEKGHSVADVANRLGTTTHSLYAWIKRYGPDSSQYQAKSDESAEIRRLKKELQRVTEERDIFKKSRGVLRKPVRLRYAFIKANQAVWPVRRMCKVLSIHPSGYYAWLKQPDSRQEKRRKYLLGLIKQFWLESGGVYGYRKIYSDLRDEGECCGINQVHRLMKREGLQSQRGYRKPRAKVGTENVVVANKLAREFNPTAPNQSWVTDITYIKTHEGWLYLAVVVDLFSRRVIGWSMKSRITKELVLDALLMAIWRRSPSDKVLVHSDQGSQYTSHDWDKFLKQHGLESSMSRRGNCHDNAVAESFFQLLKRERVKRKIYSTREEARMDIFEYVEMFYNVKRRHGSNNQLSPVEYEKRYEERLISVY; from the exons ATGAGCAGCAAGCGATACCCAGAAGAATTCAAAGTTGAAGCCGTCAAACAGGTTACTGAAAAAGGTCATAGTGTAGCCGATGTGGCAAATCGTTTAGGGACTACCACGCATAGCCTTTATGCGTGGATTAAACGCTACGGCCCAGATTCCTCCCAGTATCAAGCCAAGTCCGATGAAAGTGCCGAAATTCGTCGACTCAAAAAGGAGCTGCAAAGAGTCACCGAAGAAAGGGACATAT TTAAAAAAAGCCGCGGTGTACTTCGCAAGCCAGTCCGACTGAGGTACGCCTTTATCAAAGCCAATCAAGCTGTTTGGCCTGTTCGACGTATGTGTAAAGTCCTTAGCATCCACCCAAGTGGTTATTATGCTTGGCTTAAGCAACCCGATAGCAGACAGGAGAAACGGCGTAAATACCTCCTCGGACTCATCAAGCAGTTCTGGCTGGAATCTGGTGGCGTTTATGGCTATCGAAAAATATACAGTGATTTACGTGATGAAGGTGAATGTTGCGGTATCAACCAAGTTCACCGCTTGATGAAACGAGAAGGCTTACAGTCGCAAAGAGGATATCGAAAACCCAGGGCCAAAGTGGGCACAGAGAATGTCGTTGTTGCGAATAAGTTGGCCAGGGAGTTCAACCCGACTGCTCCAAATCAGTCTTGGGTGACCGATATCACGTATATAAAAACTCACGAAGGTTGGCTATACCTCGCAGTCGTCGTTGATCTGTTCTCTCGGAGAGTGATTGGTTGGTCGATGAAAAGCAGAATAACGAAAGAGCTGGTGTTGGACGCGCTCCTGATGGCGATATGGCGACGCTCACCGTCAGATAAGGTACTCGTGCATTCCGATCAAGGAAGCCAGTATACAAGTCATGACTGGGATAAATTCTTAAAGCAGCATGGTCTGGAATCAAGCATGAGCCGTCGGGGCAACTGCCATGACAATGCAGTAGCTGAAAGTTTTTTCCAGTTACTGAAAAGAGAAAGAGTGAAGCGAAAGATCTATTCCACTCGGGAAGAGGCGCGGATGGATATCTTCGAATATGTCGAGATGTTCTACAACGTCAAACGCAGACACGGTT